The Poecilia reticulata strain Guanapo linkage group LG4, Guppy_female_1.0+MT, whole genome shotgun sequence genomic interval TATAAGTTTATGGATGAATTGAGAGTCattgaatatttgttttaatggcAGACTAAATGATTTTATACAAACAAACACCCCAGTATTGAATGATCACACATTTTCAAGCATAAAATGCTATAATTTCCTCCAGAATATGTATGAGTGTACAGCTTCATGACTTCAGACTAACTGGGGGAAAACACTGACACCTAGTGGATGAGCTGTATCATTACAGAAACTTAAATGWaagattatttctttattaatttacaattattaaaaaaaaaaaaacaatttctaagtAATTTTCAGCCACAATAGTCAAAATGAACTAAAGCAGATATCTAACATAAGGCATCAGCTGCTGTGCCAATTAATCGAATATGCTAGATCATTTGTGGCAGAGAATGCATCTGCAGCTTWaaaaaaatttaaataaatacttccaACAACACTTATCAATACAGTTTAAGGCTAATCTGttgaataaatgcaaattttatttatttattgtaccGTTTTGGCTAATTGCTCTAAGTATGttcttctttcagcaaataacCGTTTCTGAGTCTCTACAGTAAAGTCAATRATTAATCaactactaaattagttgacaaaWATTTACATRATCAATCATTAGATGGTARTCTTACATTAAACYTTTTRgctgtttattttattcttcattctgtttttttttttcttttttaataatggCAACCCAACCATTGTGTCAGTCCAAAAATGTTCTCACATCTTCAGAgaacataaaaactgtaaaaattcTGAGTTGGTGTGTATTCATCTCTTGCCTCTTAGCAACCCAAAACCTGaacacatttgtgtttcttcttgTGATTCATTGATGAGGCAAAtataaaatatcagattttggaaatggaaataaggtacaacatcaggaaactacacaaataaaaatgtgtttatggaTGTGGTCTCCAAGTTGGGTTTCTATGAGAAGGCTGCCACTGTATTTCTATCCCAACCCTGACCTCCTCAATTATTATTGCTGATGTTGGTAGCTTATGCACtcttgttaaaattaaattgtgaATGGAAATGCAGTTTCAGACATTTGGACTTCCTGTGTTTAACCACACACATGGCCTCAGCAGTTCTGCATCAGCAAACGGCATTAGTCACctaaaaacaaagactttacaGTTCTTCTGTGGCGAGTTACTCCACACCTTTCTCAACATGACTCAGTGCAGGTCCTTGGATAAACAAACCTCYATGTCTGCAACTTTTACCTTTTCRTGGTACGGTCCGAGTACGATCCACCCGCAGAACGTGTAACCGAGGTAGATCATGCCAGCRCAGCAGCAGAAACGGAGGACTTTAGGAAAGGCTGCTTTCATGGTTAAAATCAAGACCTGGAGGCATAAATGTTAAGTTGCTTTATGTTTTAGGCATGAagcaaaaatactaaaactcCCAAAGATGAGAGTTTGACATCCATGTCCCTTGGCATTCAATTCTGATTGCTACACCGTTGGACAcgacacataaaaataaaaaaaacatgtagctaaagaattataaaacaacaaccacTTAAATCCttctgttcaaataaaaatgctctGAACTCACATTATATTTCTGGAAGTATCCAAGGTAYCTGATCACCCCGACCCAGACCAACAACGTCGAGGTTCCCAGGAAGATGCTGCACACGTCATAACTTGTCAGACTCTTACAGGAGACAAAGAGAGtagagaaaaaataagaaagaataTAAGAGCAGCATGAACAAATCCTGAGTTCTTGTTCAATaagagtaaataataaaaaggagggaaaaaaagttaacaaTTGTGTGCGACTTCAACTTTATCTTAAAAGTGAAATCACAACACAGCATGCCTAAAATACAGAGTACACAAGATAGCTATATTCATATGagtattttcatttgtaaaagttAACGTGAAAGACTTTATATAAAGCATTtgtaattaataaattactttctGGTTCAGCCTGTTTATATTCTACATGATGCAATTTCATACCAAAGTTCACTCACAATCACGTAAATGTCTACAGGTCAGTTTATTACACTGATAACTAGATGTCAAATAAAAAGTGATACCAACCAGTTATCTAGGGACTTGTCTGCAAAATagataatataataatattatgttatataatattataagatactttttataataataaaaagtctcTTTTAGACATTGacattataatattataaaaagTGCCACAATACATCTCCATTTGCTGAACTGCACAAAATTATGATATAAAGTTCAAAAACTGTTCCAGACGAGAAAGAACTAAAAACAACCTGGAGTACTTCAaatgtccagcagggggcaaaAGATTTGCAGAACAGCAGGAAACGATTGTGCACAGAATATAACTTCATACTGCAGTCCGAagcatttatcacatttttaactATAAATCTTATTTTCATGCAACAAGTTTGTTCTCAATACATTGATAAATGTATTCTTACACAgattgaaacattaaaattttgggtaagtttttttttttgtttgtttttttgctagATCTATACATGATGTCAGCAGGACTATTAGGTCAGATTCCTACctatttattacttatttaacatttaattctgcatttttttccatgATTGATGATACTAGTATTTTTACTggataaaatataacaaaaaagtgcaaaaagcaaaatatcMATTACTACAATTTGAGTTTTGGCGTTTTTGAGTTGAAGGGTGTTCCCAGGCCCTGCATTGTTAGTGTGCCGCTGTCTCTTAATGCATTACACATTTCTGAGAGGGTTGGGGTAAAAGCAAACTTTCTTACACCTGATTTGACATGAAATGTGATATTAATGGCTGGGAAACATCTAGAATAAAGAAAGATCGGTTGCACATGTTCACACAGTAGGACTCTGTCTTTTATCACCAGGAATACTTTTGGTTGCAATAAAGGGAAAAGCTTTGGAGCTTGATTTCAGCCTGCTGACTAACCGTACAACAGGTTGGGGAGGGGCAATGATGcattacaaattattttgtaaagagaGAAAACTCTAGTCACTTTGGTACTCCTCTTgtaacttaatttaaaaagactttattcTATAGGATGaatatgatttcattttttttaaaactcaagtACACATCAATTTTGGTAACTGGCCAGACTTTTCTAGAATATAGTTAAGCAATCAAAGTGCAATggtttgaaatgaataaataaaNNNNNNNNNNNNNNNNNNNNNNNNNNNNNNNNNNNNNNNNNNNNNNNNNNNNNNNNNNNNNNNNNNNNNNNNNNNNNNNNNNNNNNNNNNNNNNNNNNNNNNNNNNNNNNNNNNNNNNNNNNNNNNNNNNNNNNNNNNNNNNNNNNNNNNNNNNNNNNNNNNNNNNNNNNNNNNNNNNNNNNNNNNNNNNNNNNNNNNNNNNNNNNNNNNNNNNNNNNNNNNNNNNNNNNNNNNNNNNNNNNNNNNNNNNNNNNNNNNNNNNNNNNNNNNNNNNNNNNNNNNNNNNNNNNNNNNNNNNNNNNNNNNNNNNNNNNNNNNNNNNNNNNNNNNNNNNNNNNNNNNNNNNNNNNNNNNNNNNNNNNNNNNNNNNNNNNNNNNNNNNNNNNNNNNNNNNNNNNNNNNNNNNNNNNNNNNNNNNNNNNNNNNNNNNNNNNNNNNNNNNNNNNNNNNNNNNNNNNNNNNNNNNNNNNNNNNNNNNNNNNNNNNNNNNNNNNNNNNNNNNNNNNNNNNNNNNNNNNNNNNNNNNNNNNNNNNNNNNNNNNNNNNNNNNNNNNNNNNNNNNNNNNNNNNNNNNNNNNNNNNNNNNNNNNNNNNNNNNNNNNNNNNNNNNNNNNNNNNNNNNNNNNNNNNNNNNNNNNNNNNNNNNNNNNNNNNNNNNNNNNNNNNNNNNNNNNNNNNNNNNNNNNNNNNNNNNNNNNNNNNNNNNNNNNNNNNNNNNNNNNNNNNNNNNNNNNNNNNNNNNNNNNNNNNNNNNNNNNNNNNNNNNNNNNNNNNNNNNNNNNNNNNNNNNNNNNNNNNNNNNNNNNNNNNNNNNNNNNNNNNNNNNNNNNNNNNNNNNNNNNNNNNNNNNNNNNNNNNNNNNNNNNNNNNNNNNNNNNNNNNNNNNNNNNNNNNNNNNNNNNNNNNNNNNNNNNNNNNNNNNNNNNNNNNNNNNNNNNNNNNNNNNNNNNNNNNNNNNNNNNNNNNNNNNNNNNNNNNNNNNNNNNNNNNNNNNNNNNNNNNNNNNNNNNNNNNNNNNNNNNNNNNNNNNNNNNNNNNNNNNNNNNNNNNNNNNNNNNNNNNNNNNNNNNNNNNNNNNNNNNNNNNNNNNNNNNNNNNNNNNNNNNNNNNNNNNNNNNNNNNNNNNNNNNNNNNNNNNNNNNNNNNNNNNNNNNNNNNNNNNNNNNNNNNNNNNNNNNNNNNNNNNNNNNNNNNNNNNNNNNNNNNNNNNNNNNNNNNNNNNNNNNNNNNNNNNNNNNNNNNNNNNNNNNNNNNNNNNNNNNNNNNNNNNNNNNNNNNNNNNNNNNNNNNNNNNNNNNNNNNNNNNNNNNNNNNNNNNNNNNNNNNNNNNNNNNNNNNNNNNNNNNNNNNNNNNNNNNNNNNNNNNNNNNNNNNNNNNNNNNNNNNNNNNNNNNNNNNNNNNNNNNNNNNNNNNNNNNNNNNNNNNNNNNNNNNNNNNNNNNNNNNNNNNNNNNNNNNNNNNNNNNNNNNNNNNNNNNNNNNNNNNNNNNNNNNNNNNNNNNNNNNNNNNNNNNNNNNNNNNNNNNNNNNNNNNNNNNNNNNNNNNNNNNNNNNNNNNNNNNNNNNNNNNNNNNNNNNNNNNNNNNNNNNNNNNNNNNNNNNNNNNNNNNNNNNNNNNNNNNNNNNNNNNNNNNNNNNNNNNNNNNNNNNNNNNNNNNNNNNNNNNNNNNNNNNNNNNNNNNNNNNNNNNNNNNNNNNNNNNNNNNNNNNNNNNNNNNNNNNNNNNNNNNNNNNNNNNNNNNNNNNNNNNNNNNNNNNNNNNNNNNNNNNNNNNNNNNNNNNNNNNNNNNNNNNNNNNNNNNNNNNNNNNNNNNNNNNNNNNNNNNNNNNNNNNNNNNNNNNNNNNNNNNNNNNNNNNNNNNNNNNNNNNNNNNNNNNNNNNNNNNNNNNNNNNNNNNNNNNNNNNNNNNNNNNNNNNNNNNNNNNNNNNNNNNNNNNNNNNNNNNNNNNNNNNNNNNNNNNNNNNNNNNNNNNNNNNNNNNNNNNNNNNNNNNNNNNNNNNNNNNNNNNNNNNNNNNNNNNNNNNNNNNNNNNNNNNNNNNNNNNNNNNNNNNNNNNNNNNNNNNNNNNNNNNNNNNNNNNNNNNNNNNNNNNNNNNNNNNNNNNNNNNNNNNNNNNNNNNNNNNNNNNNNNNNNNNNNNNNNNNNNNNNNNNNNNNNNNNNNNNNNNNNNNNNNNNNNNNNNNNNNNNNNNNNNNNNNNNNNNNNNNNNNNNNNNNNNNNNNNNNNNNNNNNNNNNNNNNNNNNNNNNNNNNNNNNNNNNNNNNNNNNNNNNNNNNNNNNNNNNNNNNNNNNNNNNNNNNNNNNNNNNNNNNNNNNNNNNNNNNNNNNNNNNNNNNNNNNNNNNNNNNNNNNNNNNNNNNNNNNNNNNNNNNNNNNNNNNNNNNNNNNNNNNNNNNNNNNNNNNNNNNNNNNNNNNNNNNNNNNNNNNNNNNNNNNNNNNNNNNNNNNNNNNNNNNNNNNNNNNNNNNNNNNNNNNNNNNNNNNNNNNNNNNNNNNNNNNNAAAGTAGTGTGTAATGgtgagataaaaagaaaatgacatggttttacatttctataaaGAATCGCTTAAAATGTTagcacttaaaaataaaaaaaaaactcccactTCAGttgcaaattatttcacatttagacagatatttttgttctctttgcaACATAGCTAAAGTTAATTTTAGCCACCTATCTTTAGCTTGGACAAAGAACATCTAGTCATAAATTTGACTCATGGAAAATTYKTAAGAAAAACAATGTGTTCTTTGACTAGGACACTGCATAATTCCACCATCTTGTAACAAGAGCAGCTTCTGGGTTTGTTTAATCTCCTACATGGATTATAGAAAGCTCCATTTcttatggttttctttcaacaatgggTTTCTTCTGGACCACATGACTAAAGTTGTTTTGTTGATAAACATTTKCAATTGAGCCTCATCTCAAATTTATTWAAAAAMTCCTAATTAAGTTTATCACGTGACAAATAAATGTGGGGAAAAAGGTCAGAGTTRGTGCAAAGGTTACATAAGAGCACMATTTTCCAGTCAGTTCCTGTTTTTATGATATCACAAAGTGYATTCAGAGGATTATTAYGCAGCTYAATTATTACACAGTTTCTGCACTGCAGTATTGTCTAATATGATTCTCCYCAAAGATYCTTCTCAGATTCCAGGAAACATAATGCTCACATCGCAGAGATAATTTATATAAACTGGTAACTGAGAcaacattttctacaaactaGACAGTTAAAGCAAGTCTCCCACATTAAGTTTCCTAAAATTCTCTTTTTCCTTATTCTAAAAaccatcaaaacacaaaaatcaaacagtAGCTTTAATTTCTGTACTTGCCTGATCAAGGACGTAAAAGAGGCTGTCAAACACAGCCTTCTGTGTATAAACAGCTACACTATAGTCATCCTCATCCACCCCAGTGTATCCTTTCAGGAAAAGGTTTTTCAGGGCAATGGTGGTTTCCTCCTTATAGGCAACCACCAGCTGGTTGTTGAGGCCAAACAGGATGAgctagaaagaaagaaatggaaagtGGACACTTAACCAAAGCCAAACAAACAGCATTATTCAGGAGGgtaattttctttcctttttttttatccccaaaGGTGTCTAGTTTTTTCATAGTATCAATTCAGTAAGTTGTGGGAAATATTCCACTGAAAGGTTGAGCCATTTTGAGCGAACAGACAGAATCAGAGAGCTAGATTTTGAGCTGAATATTGATTATGTCTGTAGCAGTGGCTCGGGAGACAGGGGTGCGCTCCAGTAACCCATGGGRTGGGTTGGGTCTCMTCACATCTGGTGACTCTGGAGGCCATTTGAGGACAGGGAAGCTATGGTCATATACAAGAAACCAATCTGAGTTGATTTGAGGTTCATGGTGCACCATTCTGCAGGaagtaaggtaaggtaaggtaattttatttatatagcacattatcagcaacaaggcaattcaaagtgctttgcatgaattaaaaggaaatacaaacaataaaacaaatcaaaggaaagaagaagaaggaaataaaacacaaaggacacattagggcaaatgGTAACATTCCgacaaaacaaagggcaaaacaaagacatgagtgaaggtgGTGACGTCACAGGGCCATGAAACCAGGTGGCTGAGCCTCCCGGCAAAAGTTCGATAAAGGTGTTGTTATCAAGGAACGTCCTTTAGAGCGCTCAACTCCACAGCTGCATGGATAACAGGAGGGGTTGAGGTGGGAAGGAGCGctatgtttacatatcttcaaggagatcggaaatatgcagcccttccaaggccacacggggaaagccaattcagaaacagaatgtcttttataaatttcaatcttccctaaagtctctctgatacatctcagttcccaatcatccaaattagtttggtcgttccactgagctgaaactagcaacttctccaagatcgattccatcccggtagtgagttttagagtcctcagCTGGGCTGCGAGTCTCAGTAAGACTCACATCCAACTTgtgtctctgtccacaccaacagtctgagtgttcgctAGTTCGGCCAAGTCTTCAGATGATGGCTATACAGTGGTCATTAAGGGACGGACACGGTCAGCGTATAAAAACTCGCACTGGACTGTGGCATCTAAACAATGCTAAAARTCTGCACAAATGGGGTCAATCATGTGTTCCCTCACCACTAAACCGTCACCAGCAGCTTAAACCATTGATACAGGCAGGATGAATGCACACTTTCTGATCAGTTTTTTCCTTAATTCTGATCTTGTCAAAGTAAATGGACTTAGCAGAGCaggaaataattttacattctGTTTTTGTCCAATTTTGGCTCAGTTTCCTGTTGTTAGCTGGCAGAGGAGGCACCGCacatgctgctctgctgctgtagccAATCAGGTTAAAGGGTTTGCACTTCGAGATGGTACACCATATTCAAGCTATTCTGAAAACAATATCTACATCAGACCtaaaatcactttaaatcccCTCTCACCATTTCAATGTGCTGTTTGAATTTCATCTAGTTGCATCCATTTCATCCAGTTCCCTTAACATGCTGTAAGTTGCTGTCATTTGACTGGCTGTTTTGCTGGAGTTTCAGGGTTGTGAAACTTAAGTTTAGTTTGTTTAGAGAAATCTCTgaggtacatgttcacatttttcctcGRATAGGTGTGTAACAGATGCAGCATTATCATCCTAGCTTGAGGCTGTTCTTTATACATACTTGTGTAGTGATCATGACGATCTTCAGAATCTGGACTCCCATTTTCCAGGGTATGTGTCGACGGGTTCTGTACTTCTCACAGGGGCTCATGAAGTAGTATCTCAGGTCATCTCTCAGGGTCTCCTCCTTGATAAGATCCTGAGTCATGTCAGAGCTGCAATGAAAGCAGAAACACCAGGCTGGAGCAGATGGACCTTACTTGTGTGTAAACAAAGTGGTGCTGCAGAGGACAAACATTAAAGCAAGCTGACAGTCTCTACCTTTTAACCTATTTCCTTTGCAGAAAGCAACGTAAAGCTCTCCGGAAGAAAATGCAGAAGTGACACTGTGAGAGAGCAGTTATTTCCCAAGTAACAGATGTTTTGTgagggggtgaaaaaaaaaaaaaaaacttcagagaGTACAGTGCctgctttcagtgtttttccaagGTTCAAGTAAATCAGTCAGTGCGGGGCCTACTTTCAATATTTTCTCAGTCGTTTGCCAACCGCAGTCACAGCACCAATCTCTTCCTACTGCACGTTTCTGTGAAGGTTTTTCTAGCGAATTTTAGAGGTGGTGGAAAGGCAACTTTAGCttagtttctgttttagtcACTTTGAGAGTGAGACCGAGCAGGCGATTGAGCGACAGatacaaaatacttttaactCCTAAATGGGATTTTTGctcataatttaaataaataaataaataaataaataacaataataattgtaataataatcTTACCTAACGGAGTTGCTCCTATCAAAATACCGAACCAGTAACTCCATGATCGATGAGCCCCGTGAGAAGCAACATTTACTCGAGTGGGGTTGTGACAGCGATCACTGACACTTCAggcgtaaaaaaaaagaaaaaaaaaaaaaactccctgcAGCTGAGCTTTCTGTGTGGCGTCCAGTCAGCCAATCAGCAACCGAGTTCAGGAGGGGCTCAGGTGCGCAATTTGTGGTCAAAGAGTCAACTATGGAGCGCTACAACAGCCAAATTAACAGGAATGCgctaaaatattctaattaaaattaaaatggttttaaataatttaaatgactATAATAATTTAAGTgatcatagatttttttttccacaatgatgAAAAATTTCTCATTTCACCATATTGTATCCAAAAAGTATGTTGtaataaatcagtaaataaatctACTTTGCAGTATTTTCAATCAAACAAGTTTTTTGTACATTGCAAAgttcaacaacaaggcagttcaaagtgtttcacatcataaaaacacaaaaatacaaagtaattaaaaacaccaTACACcaacaattacattttgatgagtatcatcatcaaaatcattaatACACATTAtgtatgttggtcaatgttccatttatttaatgcagCTCTGAACAGGTGGGGGTTTAGcgttgatttaaaggaactgtGTTTCAccagttttgctgttttctggaaatttgttccagatttgaggCACATAGAAGCTGACTGCTGCTTCTTCAgagtggaccagaaccagaagacctgagtggttttcaaagtttttccaaaaactCAAGAGCTTGCAAAGGTTTTGAGATCAGCATTTC includes:
- the mcoln2 gene encoding mucolipin-2 gives rise to the protein MELLVRYFDRSNSVSSDMTQDLIKEETLRDDLRYYFMSPCEKYRTRRHIPWKMGVQILKIVMITTQLILFGLNNQLVVAYKEETTIALKNLFLKGYTGVDEDDYSVAVYTQKAVFDSLFYVLDQASTEIKATQMEIRTQLLTFFPSFLLFTLIEQELRICSCCSYILSYFFSTLFVSCKSLTSYDVCSIFLGTSTLLVWVGVIRYLGYFQKYNVLILTMKAAFPKVLRFCCCAGMIYLGYTFCGWIVLGPYHEKFEGLSRVAECLFSLLNGDDMFTTFAQLKDKNILVWVFSRAYLYSFISLFIYMVLSLFIALITDSYETIKNYQRDGFPLTDLQKFLLGHKDFPVQEEIGQTEVELSNSIRRCYCCQRAPPPDDVILIS